The following proteins come from a genomic window of Vallitalea longa:
- the dut gene encoding dUTP diphosphatase, with translation MHKIKVYVEQTDSGKTLPLPKYMSTDAAGMDLYACLEDDVLLEKGKIKLIPAGIKIALPSGYEAQIRPRSGLALKHGISLVNTPGTIDADYRGEIKVIMINFGEEDFLIKHGERIAQMVINKIEQVDLEVTDTLEETTRGSGGFGHTGK, from the coding sequence ATGCATAAGATAAAAGTCTATGTAGAGCAGACAGACAGTGGAAAGACATTACCATTACCCAAGTATATGAGTACAGATGCAGCAGGGATGGATCTATACGCTTGCTTAGAAGATGACGTGTTATTAGAAAAAGGTAAAATAAAATTGATACCGGCAGGTATCAAGATAGCCCTCCCCTCTGGATATGAAGCTCAGATTAGACCTAGAAGTGGCCTTGCATTAAAACATGGTATAAGCCTTGTCAATACTCCAGGGACTATAGATGCAGATTACAGGGGAGAAATCAAAGTAATAATGATCAACTTTGGTGAAGAAGATTTTCTCATCAAACACGGAGAAAGAATTGCTCAAATGGTAATCAATAAAATAGAGCAAGTCGACTTAGAAGTAACAGATACATTAGAAGAAACAACTAGAGGTTCAGGAGGCTTCGGTCATACTGGCAAATAA
- a CDS encoding aldo/keto reductase, with product MQYKLFGKTNEEVSRLGFGCMRFQTKNGYSRKIDEEIALKQVRYAIDNGVNYIDTAYNYHGGESEKLVAKVLKDGYREKVKLATKLPSWLIKSREDMDKYLNEQLEKLETDHIDFYLLHTLNKKFWNTLKENDVLDFLESIVKDGRVKHVGFSFHDELSLFKEIVDSYDWDFCQIQYNYLDENYQAGTEGLKYAKAKGMGVVIMEPLRGGNLSKKVPDDIKAIWDKADIKRSPAEWALKFIFNHPEVDVVLSGMNEMEHIEENIRIASETTPNSLTDKEIQLINNVKEEYKNKIKVGCTKCAYCMPCPKGVDIPACFSLYNESSMFDFDMAKLEYSKFVKKENKASACIECGQCEEKCPQHLNIREKLKEVEELFE from the coding sequence ATGCAGTATAAGTTATTTGGGAAAACGAATGAAGAGGTATCAAGACTAGGTTTCGGCTGCATGAGGTTTCAGACTAAAAACGGATACAGTAGAAAAATAGACGAGGAAATTGCACTTAAGCAGGTACGTTATGCTATTGACAATGGTGTTAATTATATAGATACTGCATATAATTATCACGGAGGAGAAAGTGAGAAGCTAGTTGCAAAAGTTCTAAAAGATGGTTATAGAGAAAAGGTTAAATTAGCTACTAAATTACCTTCATGGTTAATTAAATCAAGAGAAGATATGGATAAATATCTTAATGAACAGCTAGAGAAATTAGAAACAGATCATATAGATTTCTATCTATTACATACACTCAACAAGAAATTCTGGAATACATTAAAAGAAAATGATGTATTAGACTTCTTAGAAAGCATAGTGAAAGATGGACGAGTTAAACATGTTGGTTTTTCATTTCATGATGAACTAAGCTTATTCAAAGAAATTGTTGACTCTTATGATTGGGATTTCTGCCAGATACAGTATAACTATTTAGATGAAAATTATCAAGCAGGTACAGAAGGACTAAAATATGCAAAAGCAAAAGGTATGGGTGTAGTCATAATGGAACCATTAAGAGGTGGTAATCTTTCCAAGAAAGTTCCAGATGATATAAAAGCCATATGGGACAAGGCTGATATCAAGAGATCACCTGCTGAATGGGCATTGAAATTCATATTCAATCATCCTGAAGTAGATGTAGTCCTAAGTGGAATGAATGAGATGGAGCATATAGAGGAAAATATCAGGATTGCTTCAGAGACTACCCCTAATTCACTTACTGACAAGGAAATACAACTAATCAATAATGTAAAAGAAGAATATAAAAATAAGATTAAAGTCGGTTGTACAAAATGTGCTTACTGTATGCCATGTCCAAAAGGTGTAGATATACCTGCTTGCTTTTCGTTATACAATGAATCTTCCATGTTTGACTTTGATATGGCTAAACTGGAATATAGTAAATTTGTTAAAAAAGAGAATAAAGCAAGCGCATGTATTGAATGTGGACAGTGTGAAGAGAAATGTCCACAACATTTGAACATAAGAGAGAAACTAAAAGAAGTTGAAGAGCTTTTTGAATAG
- a CDS encoding VanZ family protein, with protein sequence MNIKKIIVIIVILALMVGINLFSSQTATESDRVSSKIAKTVVTKLGIITEEQAQDDSHPIIEQADHIIRKAAHFSIYFFLAFILYIFFYWQMKNPWKAFFIAWIIAIVYAMFDEYHQTFVNGRSGEIRDVIIDSSGALCGILVCKVIMLFINKKKGEKY encoded by the coding sequence ATGAACATAAAAAAAATAATAGTAATAATAGTTATACTAGCGTTAATGGTTGGAATAAATTTGTTTTCTTCTCAGACAGCTACTGAATCAGACAGAGTATCATCAAAGATAGCAAAGACTGTAGTAACAAAATTAGGGATCATAACAGAGGAACAAGCTCAAGATGATTCCCATCCAATAATCGAACAAGCTGATCATATTATCAGGAAAGCAGCTCATTTCAGTATTTATTTTTTCCTTGCGTTCATATTATATATATTTTTTTATTGGCAAATGAAAAATCCATGGAAGGCGTTTTTTATTGCTTGGATTATTGCGATTGTTTATGCCATGTTTGATGAATATCATCAGACTTTTGTCAATGGGAGAAGCGGAGAGATAAGAGATGTTATTATAGATAGTTCGGGAGCATTGTGTGGAATATTGGTATGTAAAGTGATTATGTTATTTATAAATAAGAAAAAAGGGGAAAAATATTAA
- a CDS encoding DegT/DnrJ/EryC1/StrS family aminotransferase, translating into MNEKIVRNISFSPPDITDAEINEVIKAMKSGWITTGPRTKKLEKEIAEYIGVNKAVCFNSATSAMEMTLRILGVGPGDEVITSAYTYTASASVINHVGAKIILVDTAPNSFEMDYEQLADAITENTKVIIPVDLAGKMCDYDKIFKIVESKKELFKPNNTIQELFNRIIIMADSAHAFGAKRKGLICGQVADFTCFSFHAVKNLTTSEGGAAVWRNNTGLNDEELYKQYMLYSLHGQSKDALAKTKKGAWEYDIVYPAYKCNMTDILASLGLVQLSRYNKLLKRRKQIVEMYDKALKPLGIMSLQHYGDDFSSSGHLYLARIPEIEEAKRNEIIIKMAEAGVACNVHYKPLPMFTAYKNLGFDIKHYPNAYDMYKNEITFPLHTLLSDDDIQYIINNLKIILD; encoded by the coding sequence ATGAATGAAAAGATAGTTCGAAACATATCTTTCTCACCGCCAGATATTACTGATGCGGAGATAAATGAAGTGATTAAAGCGATGAAGTCTGGTTGGATTACAACTGGTCCAAGAACTAAAAAATTAGAAAAAGAAATAGCTGAATATATTGGTGTTAATAAAGCAGTATGTTTTAATTCGGCAACATCTGCAATGGAGATGACATTACGTATTTTAGGTGTAGGGCCTGGAGACGAAGTTATTACATCTGCATATACATATACTGCATCAGCCTCAGTTATAAATCATGTTGGTGCAAAGATTATTTTGGTTGACACAGCGCCTAATTCATTTGAAATGGACTATGAACAACTTGCTGATGCAATTACAGAGAATACAAAAGTTATTATTCCTGTTGATTTAGCAGGTAAAATGTGTGATTATGATAAGATATTTAAAATTGTAGAAAGCAAAAAAGAACTATTTAAACCAAATAATACAATTCAAGAACTATTTAATAGGATAATCATAATGGCAGATTCAGCTCATGCTTTTGGTGCTAAAAGAAAAGGTCTTATCTGTGGGCAAGTAGCAGATTTTACATGTTTCTCATTTCATGCAGTTAAAAACCTCACTACTTCTGAGGGAGGGGCTGCTGTTTGGCGTAATAATACGGGATTAAATGATGAAGAACTATATAAACAATATATGCTATATAGTTTACATGGCCAATCTAAGGATGCATTAGCCAAGACAAAAAAAGGTGCATGGGAATATGATATTGTTTATCCTGCGTATAAGTGTAATATGACTGATATTCTTGCGTCACTTGGGCTTGTTCAGTTAAGTAGATATAATAAATTGTTAAAGAGACGTAAGCAAATTGTAGAGATGTATGATAAAGCACTTAAACCGTTAGGCATAATGAGTTTACAGCACTATGGTGATGATTTTTCTTCTAGTGGACATCTTTATTTAGCTAGAATACCTGAGATTGAAGAGGCAAAGAGAAATGAAATTATTATAAAAATGGCTGAAGCAGGTGTAGCATGTAATGTTCATTATAAACCATTACCTATGTTTACAGCGTATAAAAATTTAGGGTTTGATATTAAGCATTATCCTAATGCTTATGATATGTATAAGAATGAGATTACTTTCCCACTTCATACGTTACTTAGTGATGATGATATACAATATATAATTAATAACTTAAAGATAATTTTAGACTAA
- a CDS encoding sugar transferase, with translation MLRKWDDLPSNMKNASVKEYYDILCKKRFSLLLKRIFDIIFAILIFIVLSPIFIVLSIIIKIDSKGPIMFRQVRITQYGKPFRIYKFRTMVVNAEKLGSQVTTKNDVRVTRVGKFLRKYRLDEFPQLFNIITGDMSFVGTRPEVSKYVERYTEKMIATLLLPAGVTSEASIQYKDEELVLTLAEAANETYVKKVLPEKMKYNLRSIEAFSFLGDIRTMIRTVVVVVKKHDIKLNVDING, from the coding sequence TTGTTAAGAAAATGGGATGACTTACCCAGCAATATGAAAAACGCTAGTGTTAAGGAATATTATGATATATTGTGTAAAAAAAGATTTAGCTTATTATTAAAACGTATATTTGATATAATATTTGCTATTCTTATTTTTATAGTTTTATCACCTATATTTATTGTTTTAAGTATTATAATTAAAATAGATTCTAAAGGACCAATTATGTTTAGACAAGTAAGGATAACTCAATATGGAAAACCCTTTAGAATTTATAAATTCCGTACTATGGTTGTTAATGCGGAAAAATTAGGATCTCAAGTAACAACTAAAAATGATGTTAGGGTAACAAGGGTTGGAAAATTTTTAAGAAAATATCGATTAGATGAGTTTCCTCAATTATTTAATATAATTACAGGTGATATGAGTTTTGTTGGTACTAGGCCTGAAGTTAGTAAATATGTTGAAAGATATACGGAAAAAATGATTGCTACTTTACTACTTCCTGCCGGTGTTACTTCTGAAGCTAGTATACAGTATAAGGATGAAGAGTTAGTATTAACTTTAGCTGAAGCTGCTAATGAGACCTATGTAAAAAAAGTGCTACCAGAAAAGATGAAGTATAACTTAAGGAGTATTGAGGCATTTAGTTTCCTTGGAGATATCAGAACAATGATTAGAACAGTAGTGGTTGTTGTAAAGAAACATGATATTAAATTAAATGTAGATATAAATGGTTAA
- a CDS encoding glycosyltransferase family 2 protein: MLVSFIVVALNAGEKLRSLIQDINKQDYDHKCIEIIFVDGNSEDNTKEIMYNFAKSEHDFNKICILDNPKKILPCGWNIALKESKGDIILRVDAHSSIPSNFIQKNVSAIQSGEKIVGGHRISIIDEKSAWQKTLLIAETSLFGSGIASYRRIKEKEYVSTLAHAAYSKEVFKQVGGYDERLARTEDNEIHYRMKKAGFKFLLDPDIKSYHHARNTFTKMLKQKFMNGYWIGLTLGVSPRCFSVYHFVPLLFVLAILSGLLLSNFGFAVPILSLAILYSFFNIINTVFSIISKRFELSYLLLPVLFFLLHISYGLGTIKGIFKLPIWLHENRAFIKIDIN, encoded by the coding sequence TTGTTAGTTTCATTTATAGTTGTAGCTCTTAATGCAGGAGAAAAACTTAGGAGTTTAATTCAAGATATTAATAAACAAGATTATGATCATAAATGTATTGAAATTATCTTTGTTGATGGTAATTCAGAGGATAATACAAAAGAAATAATGTATAACTTCGCAAAATCAGAGCATGACTTTAATAAAATTTGTATATTAGATAATCCTAAAAAGATATTACCTTGTGGTTGGAATATAGCTCTTAAAGAAAGCAAAGGTGATATAATTTTAAGAGTAGATGCCCATTCCTCAATACCATCTAATTTTATTCAAAAAAATGTTAGTGCTATACAATCAGGTGAAAAGATTGTTGGTGGACATAGAATTAGCATCATTGATGAAAAAAGTGCGTGGCAGAAAACTCTTCTGATAGCAGAAACATCTTTATTTGGGAGCGGAATAGCCAGTTATAGAAGAATCAAAGAAAAGGAATATGTTAGTACTTTAGCTCATGCTGCTTATTCAAAAGAAGTGTTCAAACAAGTTGGGGGATATGATGAAAGATTAGCTAGAACTGAGGATAATGAAATCCATTATCGTATGAAAAAGGCGGGATTTAAATTTTTACTAGATCCAGATATTAAATCATATCATCATGCAAGAAATACTTTTACAAAGATGCTTAAGCAAAAATTCATGAATGGTTATTGGATAGGGCTTACACTTGGTGTTTCTCCAAGATGCTTTTCAGTATATCATTTTGTCCCATTGTTATTTGTGTTAGCAATTTTAAGTGGATTATTATTAAGTAATTTTGGATTTGCAGTACCGATCTTGTCTTTAGCAATATTATATAGTTTTTTCAATATTATTAATACAGTTTTTTCAATAATTAGTAAAAGATTTGAGTTGAGTTATCTATTACTGCCAGTGTTGTTTTTTTTACTCCATATAAGTTATGGACTAGGAACAATAAAAGGCATTTTCAAATTGCCAATTTGGTTACATGAAAATAGAGCTTTTATAAAAATAGATATTAACTGA
- a CDS encoding polysaccharide pyruvyl transferase family protein has protein sequence MWNHIKIIKKIKSILPSELKLILIRIIVATQYIKYTLFPKKVQNIDKKKKTIFILLSTDYSNLGDHAMTYAHIKYIRENNSDTQVVEILVNDTLKYLKYLLSIIKPDDILTLKGGGNVGLEYFREELYRRILLKKFNKNKIVMFPQTVYFPNTSKGKREFVNTINVFTNHSQFYAFFRDRTSFDLVKNYLNNKVFLVPDITLSLGNLGIKNDRIGVTICLRSDKEGILTNKHKQMVINCCKNQFEHINITDTITDYQISIKERENELNKIWNTFSSSRLIVTDRLHGMIFAAITATPCIVFSNYNHKLIDQYKWLEHLNYIKFIKCEKKEIYSAIQQLNNIKVIPYNAEIYSDLYSKINEIIIK, from the coding sequence ATGTGGAATCATATTAAGATTATAAAAAAAATCAAGTCTATTCTGCCATCAGAGTTAAAATTAATCTTAATAAGGATAATAGTGGCTACACAGTATATTAAATATACTCTATTTCCTAAAAAAGTGCAAAACATTGACAAAAAAAAGAAAACTATATTTATTTTATTAAGTACTGATTATTCTAACCTAGGTGATCATGCTATGACATATGCTCATATAAAATATATTAGGGAGAACAATTCTGATACTCAGGTTGTTGAAATTCTAGTAAATGATACTTTAAAATACTTAAAATATTTGTTATCAATAATAAAACCTGATGATATTTTAACTTTAAAAGGGGGAGGAAATGTTGGCCTTGAGTATTTTAGAGAGGAGTTATATAGAAGAATTTTATTGAAAAAATTTAACAAAAACAAAATTGTAATGTTTCCTCAAACTGTGTATTTTCCAAATACATCAAAAGGTAAACGTGAATTTGTAAATACAATAAATGTTTTTACGAATCATTCTCAATTTTATGCGTTTTTTAGAGATAGGACTTCATTTGACTTAGTGAAAAATTATTTAAATAATAAAGTATTTTTAGTACCAGATATTACATTATCTTTAGGGAATTTAGGAATAAAAAATGATAGAATAGGTGTTACTATATGTCTTAGATCTGATAAAGAAGGTATTTTAACAAATAAACATAAGCAAATGGTTATAAATTGCTGTAAAAATCAATTTGAACATATAAATATAACAGATACAATTACTGACTATCAAATATCTATTAAAGAAAGAGAAAATGAACTGAATAAAATTTGGAATACATTTTCATCATCTAGGTTAATTGTAACCGATCGTTTACATGGGATGATATTTGCTGCAATTACAGCTACGCCGTGCATAGTTTTTAGCAACTATAATCATAAATTAATTGACCAATATAAATGGTTGGAACATCTCAATTATATAAAATTTATAAAGTGTGAAAAGAAAGAGATATATTCAGCAATACAACAACTTAATAATATAAAAGTTATTCCATATAATGCTGAGATATATAGTGATTTATACAGTAAAATAAATGAAATAATAATAAAATAA